The Solanum pennellii chromosome 11, SPENNV200 genome contains a region encoding:
- the LOC107004430 gene encoding uncharacterized protein LOC107004430 isoform X1 yields the protein MASSSSSATARSWQLTQLTESSARSSQLTQWKYDVFLSFRGEDTRKNFTSHLYKALTNRGISTFLDEETLEHGDSISEQIVKVIEESQVALVIFSKNYAKSRWCLNELVKIMECKEKYGQLVIPVFYDVDPSEVRYIRGTFAEAFAKHNIRYKDEVGGIHKVIKWMVAASNASYLEGCDIRERIESECILDLVNQISSKLCKTSLSYLQDIVGIDTHLKEVRSLLEMEIDDVRIVGICGIGGVGKTTIARAVFDTLSSQFDGACFLADIKENKHGMHYLQNILLSELLREKANYVISKEAGKHMIARRLRFKKVLVVLDDIDHKDHLDYLAGDLGWFGNGSRIIATTRDKQIMGKNNVVYEVTTLVEHEAIQLFNQYAFKEEVIDECFEKLTLEVVGHAKGLPLALKVLGSLLHKKDITVWRSVADRIKRNSSSKIVENLIISYDGLDREEQEIFLDIACFLRGRKQTEIKQILESCDFGAEDGLRVLIDKSLVFISEYDTIEMYDSVQDMGRYIVKMQKDRGECSRVWDAEDCKELIINNTGTIAVEAIWFTCFEQLCINKKAMENMKRLRILCICDGNVYDRLTSVSSPPSLIDLEDVPYGSIEYLPSNLRWFVWNHFPWYSLPKSFEPQRLVHLDLRWSLLCYLWTETKHLPSLRKLDLSYSKSLMQIPDFTGMPNLEYLNLEECSSLEEVHHSLACCRKLIELNLQSCGSLKRFPCVNVESMEYLNLDGCYSLEKFPEIFGRMKPELVIHMQGSWIMELPSSIIEYRAGLTVLDLRDMENLVALPSSICELKGLVKLDVSYCSKLESLPEKIADLENLKELHAPGTLISQPPSSIVRLNNLKFLTFAKLKSEDGVYFVFPQVNEGLLSLEELNLSYCNLIDGGLPEDIGCLSSLKVLNLTGNNFEHLPQSIVQLGALQSLTLSYCKKLTQLPELPLQLDTINADWGNDSICNSLFQKISPFQNDISASDPLSLRVFTARGKNIPSWFHYHGTGRSVSVDLPENWYASDNFLGFAVCFSGNLSNTTVDFIPLCDDGMSLMTQKLALSNHSEEFPETALHFFLVPFAGLWDTSKAIGETPNGPITISFSGEKKFGFRLLYKQEPNLEGLLQIRENNESMASSSSSARSLQLPQWKYDVFLSFRGEDTRRTFMSHLYQGLKNRGIFTFQGDERLELGDSIQELLKGIEESQVAVIVFSKNYATSVWCLNELVKIMECKEENGQTVIPVFYDVDPSHVRNQRESLEEAFAKHESMYKDDAEGMQKVKRWRNALTAATDLKGYDIRDGIESENIQQIVDHISFKLCNSAYSLSSLNDVVGIHAHLEKLKSRLEIEIDDVRIVGIWGTGGIGKTTIAKAMFHTLSYQFKAACFLEDVKENAKKNQLHYLQNTLLSELLGETDNYVNNKYDGKSMILSRLSSMKVLIVLDDIDERDHLEYLAGDVGWFGNGSRVVVTTRNRALIEKDAAAIYEVPTLPNLEAMQLFNQYAFKKEVPDGRYENFSLEVVHHAKGLPLALKVWGSLLHRKGLTQWRRITDKIKKNYSSEIVEKLKISYDWLEPKEQEIFLDIACFFRGDEKKKVMQIFESCDFGPEYGLDVLIEKSLVFLTEDDTIQMHDLIQDMGKYIVKIQKDAGECSRIWEYEDFEELMVNNTGTKAIEAIWFRYDEKICFSKEALENMEKLRILCIWSQDCSPCHDGSIEYLPNNLCWFVWNHFPWESLPENFEPKRLVHLQLRFSSLRHLWMGIKQQFPYLRTLDLSRSRDLTQTPDFTEMPNLEYLDLGNCVNLEEVHHSLGCPTKLKRLNLIYCKRLKRFPCVNVESLEYLDLKFCSRLEKFPEIRGRTKPSLEIKMWDSEMRELPSYIVQWLTLRHLESLVSLPSSIGMLKGLVILDVSNCYKLESLPEDLGDLVNLEKLDATGTLISRPPSSIVCLNKLKFMSFAKQRYSVSLEDGVYFVFPQVNEGLRSLEDLDLSYCNLIDGGLPEDIGSLSSLKELNLSGNNFEHLPQSIAQLGALRSLDLKECKRLKELPGFMGMPNLVTLNLSMNNIGHLPQSIAQLGALRSLDLSYCKRLKDLPGFMGIQNLETLNLSNCINLEEVHHSLGLLRKLRTLKLTNCKRLKRFPALCIDSLEYLCLRDCSSLEKIPVILGSMKAELEIHMLDSVIRALGFRGFENLATLPSSICKLESLVSLNVSDCSKLKNFPEEIGDLKNLENLDARGTLISQPPFSIVQLNKLKFLSFAKRNSGGGFVDGVNFVFPQVDEGLRSLEHLDLSYCNLIDGGLPEDIGCLRSLKELYLCGNNFEHLPRSIAQLGALRFLNLSDCKRLKELPGFMGIPYLETLNLSNCMNLEEVHHSLGFLEKLCSLKLTNCERIKRFPVLCIDSLEYLNLEGCSSLENFPEITGSMNLKLKSGIRCLDLRGLENLVTLPSTICKLKNLVELNVSACSKLESLPKEIGDLENLEWLDAKDTLISQPPRSIVHLNKLHFLRFAKQESEVGLEDGVCFVFPPVSNGLRLLEILNLSYCNLIDGGLPQDIGYLSSLNELCLCGNNFEHLPQSIAQLGALRSLDLSYCKRLKELPGFGGMQNLETLNLSNCMNLEEVHHSLGCLKKLCTLKLTNCKWLKRFPVLCIDSLEYLNLEGCSSLENFPEILASMKLKSDIHLLDSVMRDLNSMYISLPRSLSQDIVSLSNAISASDSLSQRVFTIVHGGNKIPSWFHHQGMDESVSINLPENWYVSDNFLGFAVCYSGNLIDITVDLIPLCDDRMTQKLELSTLPNYDSESSSGLECDTEPTMHFFLIPLAGLWETSKANGKTPNDYGLIKLLFSGEMKEFGFRMLYKDEPTEHCIGTKRNRYDDSEHHDEVGCSSSKKQRSHF from the exons ATGGCATCTTCTTCGTCGTCTGCTACTGCTAGATCGTGGCAGTTGACTCAATTAACTGAATCTTCAGCTAGATCGTCACAGTTGACTCAATGGAAATACGATGTGTTTTTGAGTTTCAGAGGCGAAGATACTCGCAAAAATTTCACAAGTCACTTGTACAAAGCTTTGACAAACAGAGGAATTTCCACCTTTCTAGATGAAGAAACGCTAGAGCATGGCGATTCGATCTCTGAACAAATCGTGAAAGTTATCGAAGAATCTCAAGTTGCCCTAGTTATTTTCTCGAAGAATTATGCTAAATCGAGGTGGTGTTTGAATGAATTAGTGAAGATCATGGAATGCAAAGAGAAATATGGACAATTAGTCATACCAGTCTTCTATGATGTGGATCCATCAGAAGTTCGATACATAAGGGGAACGTTTGCAGAAGCATTTGCCAAACACAATATTAGGTATAAGGATGAAGTTGGAGGAATTCACAAGGTGATAAAATGGATGGTTGCTGCAAGTAATGCCTCATATCTAGAAGGTTGTGATATTCGTGAGAG AATTGAATCAGAATGTATTCTGGATcttgttaatcaaatttcaTCCAAATTATGCAAGACTTCTTTATCTTATTTGCAAGATATTGTTGGAATAGATACTCATTTAAAGGAAGTAAGGTCCCTGCTAGAGATGGAAATTGATGATGTTAGGATTGTGGGGATCTGTGGAATTGGGGGAGTCGGCAAAACGACAATAGCAAGAGCTGTTTTCGATACACTCTCATCTCAATTTGATGGTGCTTGTTTCCTTGCGGACATTAAGGAAAACAAACATGGAATGCACTATCTGCAAAATATCCTTCTCTCTGAACTATTAAGGGAAAAAGCTAATTACGTGATCAGTAAGGAGGCTGGAAAGCACATGATTGCTCGCAGACTTCGTTTTAAGAAGGTTTTAGTTGTGCTTGATGACATAGATCACAAAGACCATTTGGATTACCTAGCAGGGGATCTTGGTTGGTTTGGCAATGGAAGCAGAATCATTGCTACAACTAGAGACAAGCAAATTATGGGGAAGAATAATGTAGTATATGAAGTGACTACATTAGTTGAACATGAAGCTATTCAACTGTTTAATCAATATGCTTTCAAGGAAGAAGTAATAGATGAGTGTTTCGAGAAGCTAACATTGGAGGTAGTAGGTCATGCTAAAGGCCTTCCTTTAGCCCTGAAAGTATTGGGTTCTTTGTTACATAAGAAGGACATAACTGTGTGGAGAAGTGTTGCAGACCGAATAAAGAGAAACAGTAGttcaaaaattgttgaaaaccTCATAATAAGTTATGATGGGTTGGATCGTGAAGAGCAAGAGATATTTCTAGATATTGCATGCTTCTTAAGAGGGAGAAAACAAACCGAGATCAAGCAAATTCTTGAGAGCTGTGATTTTGGAGCTGAAGATGGATTGAGGGTGCTAATTGACAAATCTCTTGTGTTCATCTCTGAATATGATACAATTGAAATGTATGACTCAGTACAAGATATGGGTAGGTATATAGTGAAAATGCAAAAGGATCGGGGCGAATGTAGCAGAGTATGGGATGCTGAAGACTGCAAAGAACTGATTATCAACAATACA GGAACCATAGCAGTGGAAGCAATCTGGTTTACTTGTTTTGAACAACTATGCATTAATAAAAAGGCAATGGAAAATATGAAAAGGCTTAGGATATTATGCATATGTGATGGGAACGTATATGATAGGCTAACTTCCGTCTCTTCACCTCCCTCTTTGATTGATTTGGAAGACGTTCCCTATGGCTCCATTGAGTACCTGCCCAGCAACTTGCGTTGGTTTGTCTGGAATCACTTCCCTTGGTATTCATTGCCAAAAAGTTTTGAACCCCAAAGGCTTGTTCATCTGGATCTCCGGTGGAGTTTGCTATGTTATCTATGGACGGAGACAAAG CATTTGCCATCTCTACGAAAGCTAGATCTTAGCTACTCCAAAAGCCTGATGCAAATACCAGATTTTACGGGGATGCCAAATTTGGAGTATTTGAATTTGGAGGAATGTTCGAGTCTTGAAGAGGTTCACCATTCCCTAGCATGTTGCAGAAAGCTCATTGAGTTAAATTTACAGAGTTGTGGAAGCTTAAAGAGGTTTCCATGTGTCAATGTGGAATCTATGGAATATCTGAACCTAGATGGTTGCTATAGTTTAGAGAAATTTCCAGAAATCTTCGGAAGAATGAAGCCAGAGTTAGTGATTCACATGCAAGGATCTTGGATAATGGAACTACCATCATCTATTATTGAGTACCGAGCTGGTCTTACAGTGCTAGATTTGAGAGATATGGAAAACCTTGTAGCTCTTCCAAGCAGCATTTGTGAGTTGAAAGGTTTGGTAAAGCTAGATGTGTCCTACTGCTCAAAACTTGAAAGCTTGCCAGAAAAGATAGCTGATTTAGAAAACTTGAAGGAACTTCATGCCCCAGGGACTCTAATTTCACAACCTCCGTCTTCCATTGTCCGCTTGAACAATCTTAAATTCTTGACCTTTGCGAAACTTAAATCAGAAGATGGAGTGTACTTTGTGTTCCCTCAGGTGAATGAAGGGTTACTCTCATTGGAAGAACTAAATCTCAGTTACTGCAATTTAATAGATGGAGGACTTCCAGAAGACATTGGATGCTTATCCTCGTTGAAAGTGTTAAATCTCACTGGAAATAATTTTGAGCATTTGCCTCAAAGCATAGTCCAACTTGGTGCTCTTCAATCCTTGACCTTATCATATTGCAAGAAGCTTACACAGCTGCCAGAACTTCCCCTGCAATTAGATACAATAAATGCAGATTGGGGCAATGATTCAATCTGTAATTCGTTGTTTCAGAAGATCTCACCATTCCAGAATGACATCTCTGCTTCAGATCCCTTGTCACTAAGAGTGTTTACAGCTAGGGGGAAAAATATCCCAAGTTGGTTCCACTATCACGGAACTGGTAGAAGTGTATCAGTCGATTTGCCTGAAAATTGGTATGCATCGGATAACTTCTTGGGATTTGCTGTATGTTTCTCTGGCAACTTAAGTAACACCACAGTTGACTTTATTCCCTTATGTGATGATGGGATGTCGTTGATGACCCAGAAACTTGCCTTATCCAACCATTCAGAAGAATTTCCAGAAACTGCTCTTCATTTTTTCTTGGTACCTTTTGCTGGATTATGGGATACATCTAAGGCAATTGGAGAAACACCAAATGGGCCTATTACGATATCTTTTTCTGGAGAAAAGAAGTTTGGATTTCGTTTGTTGTATAAACAAGAACCAAATCTTGAGGGCTTGTTACAAATAAGGGAAAATAATGAATCCATggcatcatcttcttcttctgctaGATCGTTACAGTTGCCTCAATGGAAGTACGATGTCTTTCTAAGTTTTAGAGGTGAAGATACTCGCAGAACATTTATGAGTCACTTGTACCAAGGTTTGAAAAACAGGGGAATATTCACCTTTCAAGGTGATGAAAGGCTAGAGCTTGGTGATTCGATCCAAGAACTCTTGAAAGGTATCGAAGAGTCTCAAGTTGCTGTTATAGTTTTCTCAAAGAATTATGCTACATCAGTGTGGTGCTTGAATGAACTAGTGAAGATCATGGAATGCAAGGAAGAAAATGGACAAACTGTCATACCGGTGTTCTATGATGTGGATCCATCACATGTTCGGAATCAAAGGGAGAGCTTAGAAGAAGCCTTTGCCAAACATGAATCGATGTATAAGGATGATGCTGAAGGAATGCAGAAGGTGAAACGATGGAGGAATGCCCTAACTGCTGCCACAGATCTAAAAGGATACGATATCCGTGATGG GATTGAATCTGAGAATATTCAGCAGATCGTCGACCACATCTCTTTCAAATTATGCAATAGTGCTTATTCTTTATCTTCTTTGAATGATGTTGTGGGAATACATGCTCATTTAGAGAAACTAAAATCCCGACTTGAAATAGAAATTGATGATGTTCGGATAGTAGGGATCTGGGGAACAGGTGGAATCGGTAAAACAACAATAGCAAAAGCCATGTTTCATACTCTATCTTATCAATTTAAAGCTGCTTGTTTTCTCGAGGATGTTAAAGAAAATGCCAAAAAGAATCAACTgcattatttacaaaatactCTTCTCTCTGAACTGTTAGGAGAAACAGATAATTATGTCAATAATAAGTATGATGGGAAGTCCATGATTCTGAGCAGACTTTCTTCGATGAAGGTGCTAATTGTGCTTGATGACATTGATGAAAGAGATCATTTGGAGTATTTAGCAGGTGATGTTGGTTGGTTTGGTAATGGCAGCAGAGTTGTTGTAACAACTAGAAATAGAGCTTTGATAGAGAAGGATGCTGCTGCAATATATGAAGTGCCCACACTACCTAATCTTGAAGCTATGCAACTGTTCAATCAGTATGCTTTCAAAAAAGAAGTTCCAGATGGGCGTTATGAGAACTTCTCGTTGGAGGTAGTACATCATGCTAAAGGCCTTCCTTTAGCCCTCAAGGTGTGGGGTTCTTTGTTGCATAGGAAAGGCCTAACTCAATGGAGAAGAATTACagacaaaataaagaaaaactatagTTCGGAAATTGttgaaaaactcaaaattaGTTATGATTGGTTGGAGCCCAAAGAGCAAGAGATATTTCTAGATATAGCTTGTTTTTTCCGAGGagatgaaaaaaagaaagtcaTGCAAATATTTGAGAGCTGTGATTTTGGACCTGAATATGGATTGGATGTCCTAATTGAAAAATCTCTTGTCTTCTTAACTGAAGATGATACAATTCAAATGCATGACTTAATACAAGATATGGGTAAATATATAGTGAAAATTCAAAAGGATGCAGGCGAATGTAGCAGAATATGGGAGTATGAAGATTTTGAAGAACTGATGGTCAACAATACA GGGACCAAGGCAATAGAAGCAATCTGGTTTCGTTATGATGAGAAAATATGCTTTAGCAAGGAGGCCCTGGAAAATATGGAAAAACTTAGGATATTATGCATATGGTCCCAAGATTGCTCCCCTTGCCATGATGGCTCCATTGAGTACTTGCCCAACAACTTGTGTTGGTTTGTCTGGAATCACTTTCCTTGGGAATCATTGCCAGAaaattttgaacccaaaaggCTTGTTCATCTTCAACTCCGCTTCAGTTCACTGCGTCATTTATGGATGGGAATAAAG CAGCAGTTTCCGTATCTAAGGACGCTAGATCTCAGCCGCTCTAGAGACCTGACGCAAACACCAGATTTCACGGAGATGCCAAATTTGGAGTATTTGGATTTGGGCAATTGTgttaatcttgaagaggttCACCATTCCCTGGGATGTCCCACAAAGCTCAAGAGgttaaatttgatatattgtAAACGCCTTAAGAGGTTTCCATGTGTTAACGTGGAATCTCTTGAATATCTGGATCTAAAGTTCTGCTCTCGTTTAGAGAAATTTCCAGAAATCCGTGGAAGAACGAAGCCGAGCTTAGAGATTAAGATGTGGGACTCTGAGATGAGGGAACTACCATCATATATTGTTCAGTGGCTAACTCTGAGACACTTAGAAAGCCTTGTATCTCTTCCGAGCAGCATTGGCATGTTGAAAGGTTTGGTTATTCTAGATGTGTCGAATTGCTATAAACTTGAAAGCTTGCCAGAAGATCTAGGAGATTTAGTAAACTTGGAGAAGCTTGATGCCACAGGGACTCTAATTTCACGACCTCCATCTTCCATCGTCTGCTTGAACAAGCTTAAATTCATGAGTTTTGCAAAACAAAGATATAGCGTAAGCCTCGAAGATGGAGTGTACTTTGTGTTCCCTCAAGTGAATGAAGGGTTACGCTCATTGGAAGATCTGGATCTCAGTTACTGCAATTTAATAGATGGAGGACTTCCGGAAGACATTGGATCCTTATCTTctttgaaagagttgaatctcagCGGAAACAATTTTGAGCATCTGCCTCAAAGCATAGCACAACTTGGTGCTCTTCGATCCTTGGACTTGAAAGAGTGCAAGAGGCTTAAAGAGTTGCCAGGTTTCATGGGGATGCCAAACTTGGTGACTTTGAATCTCAGTATGAATAACATTGGGCATTTACCTCAAAGCATAGCCCAACTTGGTGCTCTTCGATCCTTGGACCTATCATATTGCAAGAGGCTTAAAGATTTGCCAGGTTTCATGGGGATTCAAAACTTGGAGACTTTGAATCTGTCAAATTGTATAAATCTTGAAGAGGTTCATCATTCCCTGGGACTTCTCAGAAAGCTCCGTACATTAAAATTGACTAATTGTAAACGGCTTAAGAGGTTTCCAGCTCTGTGCATTGATTCTCTTGAATATTTGTGTTTACGGGATTGCTCTAGTTTAGAGAAAATTCCGGTAATACTCGGTAGCATGAAAGCGGAGTTAGAGATTCACATGCTCGACAGTGTAATAAGGGCTCTAGGTTTTAGAGGTTTTGAAAACCTTGCAACACTTCCAAGCAGCATTTGTAAGTTGGAAAGTTTGGTCAGCCTAAATGTGTCGGATTGCTCTAAGCTTAAAAACTTTCCAGAAGAGATAGGGGATTTAAAAAACTTGGAGAATCTTGATGCTAGAGGTACTCTAATCTCACAACCTCCATTTTCCATTGTCCAGTTGAACAAGCttaaatttttgagttttgCAAAACGAAATTCTGGAGGAGGTTTCGTAGATGGAGTGAACTTTGTGTTCCCTCAAGTGGATGAAGGGTTACGCTCATTGGAACATCTAGATCTCAGTTACTGCAATCTAATAGATGGAGGACTTCCAGAAGATATTGGTTGCCTACGCTCTTTGAAAGAGTTGTATCTCTGTGGAAATAATTTTGAGCATTTGCCTCGAAGCATAGCACAACTTGGCGCTCTTCGATTCTTGAACTTATCAGATTGCAAGAGGCTCAAAGAGTTGCCAGGTTTCATGGGGATCCCATACTTGGAGACTTTGAATCTGTCAAATTGTATGAATCTTGAAGAGGTTCATCATTCCCTGGGATTTCTTGAAAAGCTCTGTTCATTAAAATTGACTAATTGTGAAAGAATCAAGAGGTTTCCAGTTTTGTGCATTGACTCCCTTGAATATCTGAATCTGGAGGGGTGCTCTAGTTTAGAAAATTTTCCAGAAATCACCGGAAGcatgaatttgaagttaaagAGTGGGATAAGGTGCCTAGATTTGAGAGGTTTAGAAAACCTTGTAACACTTCCAAGCACTATTTGTAAGTTGAAAAATTTGGTGGAGCTAAATGTCTCGGCATGCTCAAAACTTGAAAGCTTGCCAAAAGAGATAGGGGATTTAGAAAATTTGGAGTGGCTTGATGCCAAAGATACTCTAATTTCACAACCTCCGCGCTCCATAGTCCATTTGAACAAGCTTCATTTCTTGCGGTTCGCAAAACAAGAATCAGAAGTAGGCCTCGAAGATGGAGTTTGCTTTGTTTTCCCTCCAGTGTCTAATGGATTACGCTTGTTGGAGATTCTGAATCTCAGCTACTGCAATCTAATTGATGGAGGGCTTCCGCAAGACATTGGATACTTATCCTCTTTGAACGAGTTATGTCTCTGTGGAAATAATTTTGAGCATTTGCCTCAAAGCATAGCCCAACTTGGTGCTCTTCGATCCTTGGACCTATCATATTGCAAGAGGCTTAAAGAGTTGCCAGGTTTCGGTGGGATGCAAAACTTGGAGACTTTGAATCTGTCAAATTGTATGAATCTTGAAGAGGTTCATCATTCCCTGGGATGTCTCAAAAAGCTCTGTACATTAAAATTGACTAATTGTAAATGGCTCAAGAGGTTTCCAGTTCTGTGCATCGATTCCCTTGAATATCTGAATCTAGAGGGGTGCTCTAGTTTAGAAAATTTTCCAGAAATCCTCGCAAGCATGAAACTGAAGTCGGATATTCACTTGTTAGACAGTGTGATGAGGGATCTAAATTCCATGTATATTTCACTTCCACGTTCTTTGTCTCAGGATATCGTTTCCTTGTCGAATGCCATCTCTGCTTCAGATTCCTTGTCACAGAGAGTGTTTACCATTGTGCATGGTGGGAATAAGATCCCAAGTTGGTTCCACCATCAGGGAATGGATGAAAGTGTATCGATCAATTTGCCTGAAAATTGGTATGTAAGTGATAACTTCTTGGGATTTGCTGTATGTTACTCTGGCAACCTAATTGACATCACAGTTGACTTGATTCCCTTGTGTGATGATCGGATGACCCAGAAACTAGAATTATCCACCCTTCCAAATTATGATTCAGAATCATCCAGCGGTTTAGAATGTGATACTGAACCTACTATGCATTTTTTCTTGATACCTCTTGCTGGCTTATGGGAAACATCTAAGGCAAATGGGAAAACACCAAATGACTATGGGCTTATTAAGCTATTGTTCTCCGGAGAAATGAAGGAGTTTGGATTTCGTATGTTGTATAAAGATGAACCAACAGAACATTGCATTGGGACAAAGAGGAACAGATATGACGATAGTGAACACCATGATGAAGTCGGCTGCTCCTCTTCTAAGAAACAAAGGTCACATTTCTAA